The genomic window gtacagatttaagtgtcaagaagttgtttctgaaagtatttgtatggagtgtagccatgtatggaagtgaaacgtggacgataaatagtttggacaagaagagaatagaagcgttcgaaatgtggtgctaaagaagaatgctgaagattatttgggtagatcacgtaactaatgaggaagtattgaataggactggggagaagaggagtttgtggcacaacttgactagaagggattggttggtaagacatgttctgaggcatcaagggatcaccaatttagtattggagggcagcgtggagggtaaaaatcgtagagggaggccaagagatgaatacactaatcagatacagaaggatgtaggttgtggtaggtacgGAGAGaggaagaaccttgcacaggatagagtagcatggagagctgcatcaaaccagtctcaggactgaagaccacaacaacaatgaatgatgaagcatggtttcatctttctgGTCAGGTTAATTCATAGAACACAAGGTACTGGACAACGCAGAACCCTAACTCCGCGTTAGCAACCATTCCATGATGAAAAAAATCTGTACTTGGTGCAGTGCAACAGGAAAGTGTATTATTGGaccaatatttttttgacaccaccCTCAAAATTGTTCCATGTAAgcaaatttttgatacattttgtactCAACTCACTTCCTCCAGCAGTAAGCACACTGTAGGTGCTTCACAGAGACACACCATTCATTTCTGGCAATCTTTTTCTGagcagtaataatttttttgtatcagtAAACTGCCCCAGGTGAGTGTTTCTTAACCGAACAAAACCAAAGCAAACGGAGTGTAATTGAGAATTGTCTCCAACTAATGTAAATGAAAAACTTTAGCATCCCTGTTGCAGTGCAGTATGCATGGTGTTTCAGAGATAAGATATTAGTTTACTCACTGACCTGTAATGGATCGTGGTTTCCATAGCTTTTGATCTTAGATTTTAAGGAAattgccttcaatagtttgaagcACCACATACGGAGTATGGAACATACCACCACATAATTAGATGGATTATGGCAAATACACGTATTCGGATAGAATGAAGTTTTTGGTAGATGTGCATTAATACCACAGAAAACAACATATgacaaatcactccaggcaaattttgTAAATTACACCAAAAAGGTATCAAGGTAATCTCTTCATTTTGCACAAAATATAAGGCTTTTCATTTTTACTCACACATCCTGCCTTCTTTGTATAAATTTAACTTTAACCTGGTGTGAATGAGGTCGGGTACATCTTACCCAAGGTGTTTTGAAGTGCTGATTATTGAATGTCATTGTCACCACAcacatcttgctgtcacagaagcaggtggtagggggggggggggggcacaagatGCAGTGTTGAGTTTATTGTTAAGTCAGAGGCAGATACACGTGTGCAAAGCTGGGTAGGGTACATCACACCCAACCTCGTAGTCGGTGTTACATTTTTGAGCTGTCAGCAAGTTTATGAGATATAGTTATTTATAGTATTCTttgatttatttttagattttataATTCTCAAGATGTCTTAGGAAGAAAATGAAAGTTGGCTACAAGAATTACTAGTAGTAGTTTTAGAAAACTGTTCAAATACTTGTTCCTGTGACTCCAAGAGCAAAGAAGAGATTGACAAAGTTTCTCAAGTAAGTGATCACACAAAGAAACATCTGTGGTTCACATGGCCCTAGGTCTTTCTGATTAGAAGTAGAGTTAACATCAGTTTCACCTATTCCTCAACAAAAGTGagaaatttaaacaattttatttcagtCTGGCTTGTTCCCTGGTATGGGTATTTTTCCTAGTGTTTGCAATAAACTGTAGAGGTCACCTTAATAACCTCTAATCTTAAGTAGCTGATGTATCCAATTTGGATCCATGCACCACCACACACGTAAGAGTAACTTTCAATTTCAGTTTGAGACATAAGAGTGTCTGGGTTTGTATCTCTGTTGTGTAGGCACCTTTTCTATTTAAATAAATGACCTAAACAGCTACTACATTTTAGAGGTAAAATACGAAGGAAGAGGgctacaaatatgaaaatatattctATTTGGAGGCAAACTAAGTAACTGATGATCTTGCTCTATGAAAGTTGTCCTGTTCTGGGAAAATGACATTATACTGGTTAATAACCAGGATCTTAGTAAAACAGAAAAAGATGAGGTCATTTTCCTCTGAGGAAACTCATATGATTCAAATTACACAAACATAACCACAGACAACAGCACAAATTCTGAGACCTGTACCCTACTCTATTCATTTTGATTAGAGGCAGCATGTGCCTTTAGTACGAAGAGACACAGTAATTTTTCCAATGGTAGGCAGATACTAAACATCCACTTAACAATACTTTTCAGAATGATGATTTGCCTGCAGCTAAAAATGGCCAGAATGTGTCGTTCTTAAGGAAACATGTTTAAAAggtacaaaatcacaaaaaatttaaattatgtggGGGAGGGACTGAACAGATGATACAGCCATTCAATATAATGACAAACAAAATTATGACAACAGAAAAGGAGACTAGTCTACAGATTATGTGTAGTTGGCAAAAGAATATCTTTCTGCCTATAAAGCAAAATAACGTAACTTGAGCAAATTGTGTTAGCACAATTGCAACATCCCAATTATACAAACAATgttatattattatcattattattattagtttacattttatggccttcactggaccactctagccaactttacACAAAGAATTTTTCAGCTTCCTGTCAGCCCAATAGTTCTTCATTCTCTCAGATATCATATATTAAAAAGTTATTGCTGAGAAATAATATCTTTTATCCAGATAATTTGTTCCTGTACCATACAAAAATGTGTTTGATGTAATATTTTAAGTGGCTGAATAGTCAAGTTATTGAAAtccaaaataaaaaatgaaaatcagacGGCAGAATGGGGAAGTGAGAGAGACAGAAAAATAACTACTTACCTGAAACTGCTGTAAGTAAAGTAGGTAGGTTAAAGCAGTACGGAAGGTGGGAGATAATACCATGGTTTAGGGGAGGGGGATGGAGCATTAACGTACCAGTGGAAGAGAGGTAAAAAGGCTTGGCTAAATTGTATTTTTTGGGAACAGTCAGTGATAAATGACAACTTTAACTGCATTATCATTCATGCAAAGTTTGTCTTCATACAGCAACATATCTGCTTGCAACGTTCATTTGTTAACAGATCCAATACAGTAGCATATCttaagaaaaaagtattttttccctAATCAGCTGAAGATATAAACcagtgcatgatgatgatgatgtcccatactccgaggagcgtaaggGACGATGCTGGAGACCtgcactgctgtactaggcaacgtcctagcggaggtggtttgccattgccttcctccaactgtaatggggatgaatgacgattaAGATGATGACACCCAGTCATAACAagacaggaaaaatccctgaccccaccgggaatcgaacccgggaccccgtgcacgtgAAGTGAGAACGCCACCGCAAGACGTGGACATATTGTTTCCAAACCTAGCTAAAATAAACATgagcaaaatatgaaaaataacagTTAAGGAAGTATATCACCAGAAGgggatttctttatttttttataatagttCTGAAGAGAGAAGCTGTTGCTTCATATACAAATTCTCTGCAGTAAGTATTCTCAGATGGGCATGTTTGATATCTGTAGTGGAATATCACCCTTCTTCACATCTTTGAACAATAGTAGTACAAAATCAAATGCTAAAATGTGGATGAACAGAAAATTACACTGAATAATGGAGAAGAATTTTGTTGTACTCAAGCAAATAATATTTAACTGTGCTCCACAGATATGCCACATTAAAACCTCTATTCACACAGTTAAATAGTCTCATGCTTATAACAGTAGTTTACTAGTAAAACCACACTAAaggggggaggaaaaaaaaaaaagagttctgcaAAACTGTGAGAACCACTGCTCTACTGCTGAACTGGGTGAGAGTTTGACGATTTAAAGATTTCCATTACCAAAGCATCTGAGACAATCAAGGAAATACAAACACAACTATTACTGCTGATGAGACCAAAgccaaattacaattaaaattttaaactgCGCTAATCACCACTATCTAAATAGTCATTTGACACACCAAACAACTATAGTTACACTAGCATTCAGCATCAGTTTGGAGGCCACATTACATGAGGTTTTCTCTCCTGTTTCATTGATAAAATAAAACCAACACACAAATATTAAGAGAATTCCATGTTAAGCAGTGTTCGTTTAGAAGCTACTTGATTATGAAATTACTCTCCTGCTCATAAGAAGTATATTTTGTCCATGTAATATATGTTATAATATTCTGTACAGAGCACAAATTCATCAGGGACCTCTaaagttaggttttttttttttttttttttttggggtgggggtacAGTTACATGCTTTGTGAACCTTCTGACATATCAGAAAAGACAAATATTCATGGAAGGGTCTCTCACTTTTGGCACCAAATATTCCTTCAGAAGGATTGTacgaacaacaaaacaccacgttccTCTTCACACAGTAATCAACCACGAAATctatcatgaagttatttaatgtaGAATTAATCTGAGTCTCTTATCTGTTGCTGTTCACTTCTCAAAATCCTTCGAGGGTTTACATCGTACTGGACATCTGTAACTAATCCTCCAATGTTTTACCAAACTGATTTGCACTACATTCCATTGGAGTAAGTCGATATCTACTCAATTTTATACTATGCCATACTTTGGATAAAGTTCCAGCATGAGTCAATAGAACTTTCCTGTTGAGTATTTAGAAATATCCTGGATTAAATTTTGTACCTACATAGGCCATTCCTTCATCTGTGAACAAACACCTTAGTGACTTTTCAAATGAAGGAAAATAACAGCTATCACTCAAAAGGACAAGCATACAGTCTGTAAGTTCTTTCTAATAATAAACTACATCAAATGAATTTACAGTCTCTGCAGAAATTACCTTTTTATATTGCAAATTCACACCAGTAATGCACAATGACTGAATAGAGAGGCCAATTAAGTGAAACCTGCACTTGAAAATccaaactacaaaattatttttgatctctctctctctctctctcacacacacacacactcacacagcacAACAtaacaggtatatatatatatatatatatatatatatatatatatatatatatatatatatatatatatatatatatatatatatatatatataaaccattgCAGTACAGAACTTCAGGCACACACATTATTAGTAAGATGGAAATACATGAAAACATCTACTGGACAGTTCTTACAGCTTGATCAAGTGCATACACATTTGAGCCCATGCATGACAGTGAAAACTTAAGGGGACATCATATGATTTTGTAACATTAATAAAACAATGTATCAGCGAACACTTTATTCATAAGTACAAATTGAGACATCACTCATAAAAAAGATTACACAAAAGATAAGAGCTTTTTTGCATCTTATTTATGAATACAATAATGAGACTCCCTTTGTTTATATAGCAATCTCACTATATGCGCAACCATATATAGCACTTCATCCACTACATTTCATACTGAGATGTAAGCAGGCTACATATAAACTGAAAATATTGACATATCCATTAATTTTAGTCCTATAATCTATGgaatactttttaaaaatttagatTTGAGCACAGGTGTGTTAAATGCATGAAGTAAACTTCCTGTAAATTATTCTGCACAATCTAAATGAACTGCCTCAATAACTTTCCACAGATATAAATTTCACCCTACTTCTATAAAAAATATTGGAACTTTGtggcattattattaaaaatactgtAAATTCTAAACACAGAAGTAAGAACAGAAATTACTGAAtgtgaaaatataaaattcacagccACACTGTAAGCTCAAATTAGATTTAAACATTGAAAACATGAGAAAATATCTGGTTGAATTTAGAACCAAATAATACAATAACTTAATTTGGGAGTGTGTAACGAACATAGGGAACTTCAACATCATTACCACTATCATCATTACAACACAATTCAAATATTAGAGCTTTAACATGTGGCTCAATTTTCTTTTTTGAGACTTTCATTACAACTTCAGACATTGGAAGGCCCATGCGTTCTGCACACTTTGATCTAGACATGAAAAATGAATAGAGCATACAAACACCTTGGGACAACATTGTGATTTCCAGATTATATTTAGTTCTGAAGTAATCAAGGAACTCTTTGAGAGTGAGTTCTCCCACTACTTCAAACCGGTCCCATAATGTCCATTCTGTGTCATAATACTTATTTTTTGGAGCTGAAATTGGCTCAGAAAAGCTGATGAATGGTAAGGCCAAGTTAATAAAACCATTCTTGAAGACATCAATATTTTTAAAGCCCTGTGCTAATTTGTATAGCTCAAGACACGCAAGGCCACCAACTACTGATGTAGTTGTAGCAATAGCAGGAATAATCTTACCAGCAATAAGCTTACTCTTGTGGCGATCTGCTATTGGGATACCATAATTTTCAGCACGCAGATTAGAAGCAGCAACAATAAAGTCCATATGCATATTGGTGTCATCGTCCTTTTCAAATTCCAATGGCTTTATCTGAAGATTACCCAGCTCACTGATACCAGGCAACTCCTTCTGCAATTGTATTATGCGATCATGATCAACAGCACCAGTTCCATTAGACATCTGATCCTGTGAATCAGTTATTGATATTTTAACACCTTGTTTTGGAACGAAAACTGGTACTTGCACCTTCGCAGCAATTCGAGCAACAGCTTCACGATCACGGTTCTGTGGAATACCATACACCTCTGCTTTCAAATTAGCAGCAGCAACAATGTAATCCAAATGAAGAGAATTTTCAACTGAAAATTCAAGGGGTTTTGGGCATCTTTTTGGTCCTGACCAAAATGGCTGTCCACTTGATGTAAGCTGATCTGGAGGGAAATTAAACAAAAGTTGGCGAATTTGGTCATTATATTGCTCTTGCCAATAGCACCGGGCCCATGCAACACAATCATCAAAACTTAATGGTCGCTGGTCAACTAAAGCTTTCTTAAGTGACTCCAGAATTTCCAATGGTTGCACTCCTGGAAGCTTCATTGTTCGGTCTATGAATGAAGGGTCTGAGAGGTACTGAGCAGCATTTTCAGCTGCTTGGTGAAACAGACCTTCAAATGAATCTCTTGCCCACTGTAGTGTGTGCTCAATTGCATTGGGGAAATTCTTTAGGGTACATATTGGAATGCTTTTCTCAGGTGGATCTTGTGACGAACTGTACGATTCTGTCAAAAATGGAACAACTACCTGAGTATTGCCCTTTGTTCCTAAAGTCCCTGATTCCAGAAGTGGTTTGCGATAATATACACATCGACGATCCATATATATGCGGGCATCAACATTATCCAAAGCATTTGCAACACCATCAAGACCTTCAAAGAAACTATCATCGTACACTTTCTCAGACTCTGGGCCAACACGATTTTCATGAGCCTCAATATTTAAATATGGATTCATCTGCTTAACAACTCTAGCAGCAGTTATAGACTTCGGGCGCTGGACATCATGTGGCCGAAACAAGAACTGGCGATTGAGATTTGACTTCTCAATGAGATCCATGTCTGTCACAATAACTTTACCACCCTCACCTGCTCCAACACCCATCATAGCAAAGTTCTTTAGAAGTTCACATCCAATGGCACCTGCACCAACAATGAAGTAATTAAGTTTACCCAGTTTATCTTGGAATTCCTTTCCAAATACAGCAATCTGCCCATCATAACGACTGCCTGTTGGCATATAATTTTCAGGATTTTCTGCAGTGAGATCTTTGGGCAAACATTCCAAGGCATCAAAGTAAAGCCATTGATAAATTGGAGTAAATTTTCCACTGCAAGCTTTCATTACTTCTTGAGCAACTATTCCACCAATGGCTGCATTCAATGGGCTAacatctcctctacatattttcggGAAAACATCTAGAAGATCACTACCAACCTCATAGTCACTTCCACCATTCACACTCAATTTCTTGCAAAGTGACTTGAAAGCAGCTGCATCATCATTGTTCCAAAGCCTTGGATAGTCCCCATTCTGCTCATGGTACTTGTGGAGAGCTTGGAAAGCCAAATGCAGCTGTGGAGCTCTCTCAAATTTTGAAAAATCTGTTattacaaactctggttctttaagGGCCTCTTTCAATGGTTTGAACTGCATAACAGTTGGAACTTTGACCTGGGTGACTATACCACCACTCACATACTTTGAATAACTACTTGTATCACCAATGCTAAACGTATAAGGACCCAGAACTTTAATTTTTATTGGCTCACAGCCATTCAGTTCTGTCATTCCAACAATCTCCGAGAAAGTAACGTAATCGCCGTCCTCTAGCCCGTGACGAGTATCGTCCAGACATGTAACAACTCCCTCAATGTCATTGGATATGCTGGCTATCATCGCAGTTAAGGGCGCCTCGCCATTTGTGTCCACGACAGTAAATTCATCACCAAAGTCACAGAACACCTGTGAAAATAGTCCTTTATTGTCTGCAATTATAAGTGCGATATTGAAGGCACGTGCGGTTTCCGCGATTCTCAGCTGCTCGTCAAGTTTACTATTTGTTAAAACAATAACTCTGAATTGTTTCAAAAAATCCTCAGTCAGTGGACCGGTATACGCCTGAGTACGAACGTAATTATTCAATTCAGACAGTTGTTTCAGACTGGCTTCTGCCCTATTTTTTCCTAATGAAGCTTCAGATAAGTAAAACTGTGAGCACAAATCTGACATTGTACAAGCAACTTCATCATGTAGCGTGACAGCTCTGACACCACCAAGAATCACATTTTTGGCCACTTCGACTCCCAAGCCGCCGAGACCAGATATTAAAACATTCGAGGACGCCATGCGTCGCATGGCATCATGACCAAGTACATACAACTGCCTTGAATAAAGTCCTTCGTCGATCTCGGGGGCACAGTTGGATGATCCCGGTTGCTCCATTTCTGCAGAGCGCGAGGAGCAAGAGGACGCTACTACTGAGTCTCCTGTAGCAACTTTTCTCTTCTTGGCTGCAGGATCTACGGAACTATCGAGCACACGAGAACTAGACATCGGGCACACACAAAGTTTTCACTATGAAGGCGTATACTCCAATGTTTCGATCACAAATCAACACTGTCTTTTCGTTAAAAGACAATTGCATAGTTCATAACACTGTAATAATCTTTGTTACCTTCAACTGCTCCCAAAGACACTAATGGAAAGCTCTAATGCCCTCTTCAAAGAGCAATTTCAAAGATACTACAACCAAGAAAACAAATGCTACGTCGTTTATCGATTCagtaacaaagattcttttattcaaatgaaatttctttcataatttaattgTATTATATTTTAGCGATCCGAAAAAGAAGTGAATTACTCCACTTGCATGTGACTACTCATGAAAGGGCGGTTCGCAAAAAATTATTTATCTTGTGGTTCTTGGCTGGAAACAGGATTTCCACATGTAACTAAAGTAATGTCACTGCAAAGTGATGCGATGAGTCAGGCTGCAGTGGCAGCGTGAACTACCTCCTTACAAGCTGCAGTCAAGATAATGATGGCAGTTTTTAACATTGACTGAATGATTTTTATCTGGTCCCATTTGACAACAATATACATAGTTTCTTCACAACATCCCCTCTGACTTTTCAAGGAGTGAGGGGGAACGGAAGTTGCTCCTACCAAAAGCTGACACAGGACAGCTGCTGGGCGAACAAGCTGCACTTTCATCATGTAGTTCTAGCACTACACATGTGCTTGCTGGATTGCCGCGACACGGCACGACAGTTACTTCGTAACGCCTATGGTACACACACGTACTCTATTGTCAGCTCCGCTGTGTTGGCAGCGGCCGGAGACAAAACACTCATAGCTCTAAACCGATTGAATTATACTGGTCATTTTAACTGTTTCAGCTG from Schistocerca nitens isolate TAMUIC-IGC-003100 chromosome 5, iqSchNite1.1, whole genome shotgun sequence includes these protein-coding regions:
- the LOC126259361 gene encoding ubiquitin-like modifier-activating enzyme 1, encoding MSSSRVLDSSVDPAAKKRKVATGDSVVASSCSSRSAEMEQPGSSNCAPEIDEGLYSRQLYVLGHDAMRRMASSNVLISGLGGLGVEVAKNVILGGVRAVTLHDEVACTMSDLCSQFYLSEASLGKNRAEASLKQLSELNNYVRTQAYTGPLTEDFLKQFRVIVLTNSKLDEQLRIAETARAFNIALIIADNKGLFSQVFCDFGDEFTVVDTNGEAPLTAMIASISNDIEGVVTCLDDTRHGLEDGDYVTFSEIVGMTELNGCEPIKIKVLGPYTFSIGDTSSYSKYVSGGIVTQVKVPTVMQFKPLKEALKEPEFVITDFSKFERAPQLHLAFQALHKYHEQNGDYPRLWNNDDAAAFKSLCKKLSVNGGSDYEVGSDLLDVFPKICRGDVSPLNAAIGGIVAQEVMKACSGKFTPIYQWLYFDALECLPKDLTAENPENYMPTGSRYDGQIAVFGKEFQDKLGKLNYFIVGAGAIGCELLKNFAMMGVGAGEGGKVIVTDMDLIEKSNLNRQFLFRPHDVQRPKSITAARVVKQMNPYLNIEAHENRVGPESEKVYDDSFFEGLDGVANALDNVDARIYMDRRCVYYRKPLLESGTLGTKGNTQVVVPFLTESYSSSQDPPEKSIPICTLKNFPNAIEHTLQWARDSFEGLFHQAAENAAQYLSDPSFIDRTMKLPGVQPLEILESLKKALVDQRPLSFDDCVAWARCYWQEQYNDQIRQLLFNFPPDQLTSSGQPFWSGPKRCPKPLEFSVENSLHLDYIVAAANLKAEVYGIPQNRDREAVARIAAKVQVPVFVPKQGVKISITDSQDQMSNGTGAVDHDRIIQLQKELPGISELGNLQIKPLEFEKDDDTNMHMDFIVAASNLRAENYGIPIADRHKSKLIAGKIIPAIATTTSVVGGLACLELYKLAQGFKNIDVFKNGFINLALPFISFSEPISAPKNKYYDTEWTLWDRFEVVGELTLKEFLDYFRTKYNLEITMLSQGVCMLYSFFMSRSKCAERMGLPMSEVVMKVSKKKIEPHVKALIFELCCNDDSGNDVEVPYVRYTLPN